The Aureitalea marina genome includes a window with the following:
- a CDS encoding polyprenyl synthetase family protein produces MKIVSRIKEPIEKEMELFDQKFSKTAASHVSLFNRIMHYVVNRKGKQMRPMFVFLIAKMVGKGQVNERTYRGASVIELIHTATLVHDDVVDDSDRRRGFFSVNALWKNKIAVLVGDYLLSRGLLLSIDNGDFDLLRQISVAVREMSEGELLQIEKARRLDITEEVYFNIIRQKTATLIAACCAIGAESVHAPEEEVERMREFGSLIGIAFQIKDDLFDYGEEQIGKPTGIDIKEQKMTLPLIHVLNQAKPDKRRWLINSIKNHNKDKKRVKEVISYVKEEGGLDYAIGRMRDYRERALDILGHYPDSAYKDSLELMVNYVIDRKK; encoded by the coding sequence ATGAAGATCGTATCCCGCATAAAGGAGCCCATCGAAAAAGAAATGGAACTTTTTGATCAAAAGTTCTCCAAAACTGCCGCTTCCCATGTATCGCTTTTTAACCGGATCATGCATTATGTAGTGAACCGTAAGGGTAAGCAAATGCGACCCATGTTCGTGTTCCTTATTGCCAAAATGGTCGGGAAAGGACAAGTGAACGAACGTACCTATCGCGGTGCCTCGGTCATCGAGCTTATCCATACAGCTACCCTGGTGCATGACGACGTTGTTGACGACAGTGACAGAAGGCGAGGATTTTTTTCGGTCAATGCCCTGTGGAAGAACAAGATTGCTGTCTTGGTCGGGGACTATTTATTGTCGCGGGGCCTCCTGTTGTCCATAGATAATGGGGATTTTGATCTCTTAAGGCAGATTTCGGTAGCGGTAAGAGAGATGAGTGAAGGAGAGTTGCTGCAGATCGAAAAGGCCCGACGGTTGGACATAACGGAAGAGGTCTACTTTAATATTATCCGCCAAAAAACAGCTACCCTTATTGCAGCCTGCTGTGCGATCGGGGCCGAATCTGTTCACGCGCCGGAGGAAGAAGTGGAAAGGATGAGAGAGTTCGGGTCACTTATCGGTATCGCTTTCCAGATCAAAGATGACCTGTTCGATTATGGGGAGGAGCAGATCGGGAAACCAACGGGCATCGATATAAAAGAACAGAAAATGACCTTGCCGCTTATCCATGTGCTCAATCAGGCTAAGCCGGATAAAAGAAGGTGGCTGATCAATTCCATCAAGAATCACAATAAGGACAAGAAACGGGTCAAGGAGGTGATCAGTTATGTGAAGGAAGAGGGTGGTTTGGACTATGCCATTGGCCGAATGCGGGATTACCGGGAACGAGCTCTTGATATTCTGGGTCATTATCCAGATTCAGCATATAAGGATTCCTTGGAGTTGATGGTCAATTATGTGATCGACAGAAAAAAATAA